A genome region from Hevea brasiliensis isolate MT/VB/25A 57/8 chromosome 9, ASM3005281v1, whole genome shotgun sequence includes the following:
- the LOC110656249 gene encoding kinesin-like protein KIN-UB isoform X2 translates to MAYGQTGTGKTFTVGHLGDDDTSARGIMVRAMEDILADVSLESDSISVSYLQLYMESIQDLLDPANDNIAIVEDPKTGDVSLPGATLVEIRDRHSFVELLRLGEAHRIAANTKLNTESSRSHAILMVHVRRSVGGGEDTFSSEIDSSSHLVKPVKPLVRKSKLVLVDLAGSERVHKSGSEGHMLEEAKSINLSLSALGKCINALAENSAHVPVRDSKLTRLLKDSFGGTARTSLIITIGPSPRHRGETTSTILFGQRAMKVENMLKIKEEFDYKSLSRKLEIQVDKLIAENERQQKAFDDEVERINQEAENHIAEVERSFAEALEKERLKCQMEYVESVKKLEEKMVTNQKKHDHYDFIKDKCNGEVPGTTSEEVDEIKKLLQNETQLRKTAEEEVNKLKSQLENFMLSMAGGDTEIVKLHRILEDEAHNKKKLEEEILILQSQLLQLTLEAEQTRRHLVRGGYGNGFAGSDSFVSQIRHSQFKDAGNGQKAPMATLFEQVGLQKILTLLESEDANTRIHAVKVVANLAAEEANQEKIVEAGGLTSLLMLLGRFEDETVRRVAAGAIANLAMNEANQELIMTQGGISLLSMTAGDAEDPQTLRMVAGAIANLCGNDKLQMKLRSDGGIKALLGMVRCGHPDVLSQVARGFANFAKCESRTSMQGMKGGRSLLIEDGALPWIVQNANNEAAPIRRHSELALCHLAQHEVNAKDMVSGGALWELVRISRDCSRDDIRSLARRTLNSSPTFRSEMRRLRIEC, encoded by the exons ATGGCATATGGTCAGACTGGTACTGGCAAAACTTTTACTGTGGGGCACCTTGGAGATGATGATACATCAGCTCGCGGGATCATGGTTCGTGCAATGGAGGACATTTTAGCTGATGTTTCTCTGGAGTCTGATTCTATCTCAGTCTCATATTTGCAG CTTTATATGGAGAGCATCCAGGACCTTCTTGATCCAGCTAATGATAATATTGCCATTGTGGAGGATCCAAAAACTGGTGATGTTTCCCTACCTGGAGCAACTCTTGTAGAAATCAGGGACCGGCATAGTTTTGTGGAGCTGCTGAGATTAGGAGAAGCTCATAGAATTGCTGCTAATACAAAATTGAATACTGAATCTTCTCGTAGCCATGCAATTCTAATG GTTCACGTTAGAAGGTCGGTTGGAGGAGGAGAAGATACTTTCTCAAGTGAAATTGATAGTTCCTCTCACTTGGTCAAACCTGTGAAGCCACTTGTTCGGAAGAGCAAGCTGGTTCTCGTAGATCTGGCAGGTTCAGAACGTGTTCACAAGTCAG GAAGTGAGGGGCATATGCTAGAAGAAGCTAAGTCTATCAATCTCTCACTTAGTGCATTAGGGAAGTGCATAAATGCACTGGCAGAGAATAGTGCTCATGTGCCGGTTCGTGATTCAAAGCTTACTAGGTTGCTCAAAGATTCATTTGGAG GCACAGCAAGAACTTCATTAATTATAACTATTGGCCCGTCACCTCGCCACCGAGGAGAGACTACAAGCACTATATTGTTTGGGCAAAGG GCTATGAAGGTCGAGAACATGTTGAAAATAAAGGAAGAGTTTGATTACAAAAGTTTATCTAGAAAGCTTGAAATACAAGTGGACAAGCTCATTGCAGAGAATGAAAGGCAGCAAAAAGCTTTTGATGACGAAGTTGAAAGAATAAATCAAGAAGCAGAAAATCATATTGCTGAGGTTGAAAGGAGCTTTGCAGAAGCCTTGGAG AAGGAAAGGCTGAAGTGCCAGATGGAATATGTGGAATCGGTGAAGAAGCTGGAGGAAAAGATGGTGACCAATCAGAAAAAGCATGATCATTATGACTTCATCAAGGATAAATGTAATGGAGAG GTGCCAGGTACTACTTCTGaggaagttgatgagataaaaaAGTTGCTTCAAAATGAAACCCAGCTAAGAAAAACAGCTGAAGAGGAGGTCAACAAGCTTAAGAGTCAGTTAGAGAATTTTATGCTGTCTATG GCTGGTGGAGATACTGAGATTGTAAAGCTTCACAGAATTCTGGAGGATGAGGCTCATAATAAAAAGAAATTGGAAGAAGAAATTTTGATTCTACAAAGTCAGTTATTGCAATTGACTCTGGAAGCTGAACAG ACAAGACGACATCTTGTCAGAGGTGGATATGGAAATGGTTTTGCTGGTTCAGATTCTTTTGTATCTCAAATTAGGCACTCTCAGTTTAAAGACGCCGGGAATGGACAAAAGGCACCAATGGCCACACTTTTTGAACAAG TTGGATTGCAAAAGATTTTGACATTGCTTGAGTCAGAAGATGCCAATACACGAATCCATGCGGTAAAAGTGGTGGCTAACCTTGCTGCTGAAG AAGCAAACCAGGAAAAGATTGTTGAAGCTGGTGGTCTTACTTCCTTACTGATGCTGCTTGGAAGATTTGAGGATGAAACTGTTCGCCGTGTTGCAGCAGGTGCAATTGCCAATCTTGCAATGAATG AAGCTAATCAAGAGCTTATTATGACTCAAGGGGGGATCAGTTTATTATCTATGACAGCAGGTGATGCTGAGGATCCTCAAACTCTTCGCATGGTGGCTGGAGCTATTGCAAATCTGTGTGGAAATG ATAAGCTACAAATGAAGCTGAGATCTGATGGTGGAATAAAGGCCTTGCTGGGAATGGTGAGATGCGGACATCCTGATGTTCTCTCTCAAGTGGCACGTGGGTTTGCAAACTTTGCAAAATGTGAGTCACGAACATCCATGCAAG GAATGAAAGGTGGCAGATCCCTCCTCATAGAAGATGGTGCACTTCCATGGATTGTACAGAATGCTAATAACGAAGCTGCACCAATCAGACGCCACAGTGAGCTTGCCCTGTGCCACTTGGCACAGCATG AAGTAAATGCAAAGGACATGGTTAGCGGAGGTGCACTGTGGGAGCTAGTTCGCATCTCACGGGACTGTTCTCGAGATGACATAAGAAGTCTTGCTCGCCGAACATTGAATTCAAGCCCCACCTTCAGATCTGAAATGCGACGATTACGGATAGAGTGTTGA
- the LOC110656249 gene encoding kinesin-like protein KIN-UB isoform X1, with amino-acid sequence MASSTYRNGTPKGASKPIASNLKSSSFKSRIHPSHSSGAVLRRNSFSPNANAVGDDGVPGRVRVAVRLRPRNAEELVADADFADCVELQPELKRLKLRKNNWDSDTYEFDEVLTEFASQKRVYEVVAKPVVESVLDGYNGTVMAYGQTGTGKTFTVGHLGDDDTSARGIMVRAMEDILADVSLESDSISVSYLQLYMESIQDLLDPANDNIAIVEDPKTGDVSLPGATLVEIRDRHSFVELLRLGEAHRIAANTKLNTESSRSHAILMVHVRRSVGGGEDTFSSEIDSSSHLVKPVKPLVRKSKLVLVDLAGSERVHKSGSEGHMLEEAKSINLSLSALGKCINALAENSAHVPVRDSKLTRLLKDSFGGTARTSLIITIGPSPRHRGETTSTILFGQRAMKVENMLKIKEEFDYKSLSRKLEIQVDKLIAENERQQKAFDDEVERINQEAENHIAEVERSFAEALEKERLKCQMEYVESVKKLEEKMVTNQKKHDHYDFIKDKCNGEVPGTTSEEVDEIKKLLQNETQLRKTAEEEVNKLKSQLENFMLSMAGGDTEIVKLHRILEDEAHNKKKLEEEILILQSQLLQLTLEAEQTRRHLVRGGYGNGFAGSDSFVSQIRHSQFKDAGNGQKAPMATLFEQVGLQKILTLLESEDANTRIHAVKVVANLAAEEANQEKIVEAGGLTSLLMLLGRFEDETVRRVAAGAIANLAMNEANQELIMTQGGISLLSMTAGDAEDPQTLRMVAGAIANLCGNDKLQMKLRSDGGIKALLGMVRCGHPDVLSQVARGFANFAKCESRTSMQGMKGGRSLLIEDGALPWIVQNANNEAAPIRRHSELALCHLAQHEVNAKDMVSGGALWELVRISRDCSRDDIRSLARRTLNSSPTFRSEMRRLRIEC; translated from the exons ATGGCTTCGAGTACTTATAGAAATGGCACTCCAAAGGGAGCATCAAAACCAATTGCTTCAAATCTCAAATCATCCTCTTTTAAATCCAGAATCCATCCGTCACACTCATCGGGAGCCGTCCTTCGACGCAATTCCTTCAGTCCGAACGCCAACGCTGTGGGAGATGATGGAG TACCTGGAAGAGTACGAGTGGCAGTAAGATTGCGGCCGCGAAATGCGGAAGAATTGGTGGCAGATGCTGATTTTGCTGATTGTGTGGAATTGCAGCCAGAG CTTAAGAGGTTGAAACTAAGAAAAAACAATTGGGACTCAGACACTTATGAGTTTGACGAGGTGCTTACTGAATTTGCATCGCAGAAGCGTGTTTATGAAGTTGTTGCTAAGCCTGTTGTAGAG agtGTTCTGGATGGTTACAACGGCACTGTGATGGCATATGGTCAGACTGGTACTGGCAAAACTTTTACTGTGGGGCACCTTGGAGATGATGATACATCAGCTCGCGGGATCATGGTTCGTGCAATGGAGGACATTTTAGCTGATGTTTCTCTGGAGTCTGATTCTATCTCAGTCTCATATTTGCAG CTTTATATGGAGAGCATCCAGGACCTTCTTGATCCAGCTAATGATAATATTGCCATTGTGGAGGATCCAAAAACTGGTGATGTTTCCCTACCTGGAGCAACTCTTGTAGAAATCAGGGACCGGCATAGTTTTGTGGAGCTGCTGAGATTAGGAGAAGCTCATAGAATTGCTGCTAATACAAAATTGAATACTGAATCTTCTCGTAGCCATGCAATTCTAATG GTTCACGTTAGAAGGTCGGTTGGAGGAGGAGAAGATACTTTCTCAAGTGAAATTGATAGTTCCTCTCACTTGGTCAAACCTGTGAAGCCACTTGTTCGGAAGAGCAAGCTGGTTCTCGTAGATCTGGCAGGTTCAGAACGTGTTCACAAGTCAG GAAGTGAGGGGCATATGCTAGAAGAAGCTAAGTCTATCAATCTCTCACTTAGTGCATTAGGGAAGTGCATAAATGCACTGGCAGAGAATAGTGCTCATGTGCCGGTTCGTGATTCAAAGCTTACTAGGTTGCTCAAAGATTCATTTGGAG GCACAGCAAGAACTTCATTAATTATAACTATTGGCCCGTCACCTCGCCACCGAGGAGAGACTACAAGCACTATATTGTTTGGGCAAAGG GCTATGAAGGTCGAGAACATGTTGAAAATAAAGGAAGAGTTTGATTACAAAAGTTTATCTAGAAAGCTTGAAATACAAGTGGACAAGCTCATTGCAGAGAATGAAAGGCAGCAAAAAGCTTTTGATGACGAAGTTGAAAGAATAAATCAAGAAGCAGAAAATCATATTGCTGAGGTTGAAAGGAGCTTTGCAGAAGCCTTGGAG AAGGAAAGGCTGAAGTGCCAGATGGAATATGTGGAATCGGTGAAGAAGCTGGAGGAAAAGATGGTGACCAATCAGAAAAAGCATGATCATTATGACTTCATCAAGGATAAATGTAATGGAGAG GTGCCAGGTACTACTTCTGaggaagttgatgagataaaaaAGTTGCTTCAAAATGAAACCCAGCTAAGAAAAACAGCTGAAGAGGAGGTCAACAAGCTTAAGAGTCAGTTAGAGAATTTTATGCTGTCTATG GCTGGTGGAGATACTGAGATTGTAAAGCTTCACAGAATTCTGGAGGATGAGGCTCATAATAAAAAGAAATTGGAAGAAGAAATTTTGATTCTACAAAGTCAGTTATTGCAATTGACTCTGGAAGCTGAACAG ACAAGACGACATCTTGTCAGAGGTGGATATGGAAATGGTTTTGCTGGTTCAGATTCTTTTGTATCTCAAATTAGGCACTCTCAGTTTAAAGACGCCGGGAATGGACAAAAGGCACCAATGGCCACACTTTTTGAACAAG TTGGATTGCAAAAGATTTTGACATTGCTTGAGTCAGAAGATGCCAATACACGAATCCATGCGGTAAAAGTGGTGGCTAACCTTGCTGCTGAAG AAGCAAACCAGGAAAAGATTGTTGAAGCTGGTGGTCTTACTTCCTTACTGATGCTGCTTGGAAGATTTGAGGATGAAACTGTTCGCCGTGTTGCAGCAGGTGCAATTGCCAATCTTGCAATGAATG AAGCTAATCAAGAGCTTATTATGACTCAAGGGGGGATCAGTTTATTATCTATGACAGCAGGTGATGCTGAGGATCCTCAAACTCTTCGCATGGTGGCTGGAGCTATTGCAAATCTGTGTGGAAATG ATAAGCTACAAATGAAGCTGAGATCTGATGGTGGAATAAAGGCCTTGCTGGGAATGGTGAGATGCGGACATCCTGATGTTCTCTCTCAAGTGGCACGTGGGTTTGCAAACTTTGCAAAATGTGAGTCACGAACATCCATGCAAG GAATGAAAGGTGGCAGATCCCTCCTCATAGAAGATGGTGCACTTCCATGGATTGTACAGAATGCTAATAACGAAGCTGCACCAATCAGACGCCACAGTGAGCTTGCCCTGTGCCACTTGGCACAGCATG AAGTAAATGCAAAGGACATGGTTAGCGGAGGTGCACTGTGGGAGCTAGTTCGCATCTCACGGGACTGTTCTCGAGATGACATAAGAAGTCTTGCTCGCCGAACATTGAATTCAAGCCCCACCTTCAGATCTGAAATGCGACGATTACGGATAGAGTGTTGA